In the genome of Cryptomeria japonica chromosome 8, Sugi_1.0, whole genome shotgun sequence, one region contains:
- the LOC131075629 gene encoding CASP-like protein 4C1, with protein MYGMQSPELPGAVLRLHNGERPSPSPARGGAVHYYSTASIQKVRRFNKLILLLRLLSLCFSLAASIFMAMNTHTPSPSNNTSGTLPTSNKANWYDYDAFRYVFAANAIICIYSLAQMGLVMWELLRVNTLLPEMIQVWFDFGHDQAFAYMLMSASSAGTTLAQNMRRGQIWIAMDHTCNDVNVFCVQSDIAISLGFAAFVFVACACLLSGFRVASFIITNSRFTFNT; from the exons ATGTACGGTATGCAGTCCCCTGAGCTGCCTGGGGCGGTTCTGAGGCTGCACAATGGAGAGCGGCCCAGCCCCAGCCCTGCCCGGGGAGGAGCTGTGCATTATTATTCAACTGCCTCAATACAGAAGGTCAGAAGGTTCAataagctcatcctcctcctccgcCTCCTCTCACTCTGCTTCTCTCTTGCAGCTTCCATTTTCATGGCTATGAATACCCATACGCCCTCTCCTAGCAACAACACTTCAGGAACTTTACCCACTTCAAACAAGGCAAATTGGTATGATTATGACGCCTTTAG ATATGTGTTTGCTGCAAACGCTATCATTTGTATATACTCGTTAGCCCAAATGGGTTTGGTCATGTGGGAGCTTTTGAGGGTCAACACTTTGTTGCCTGAGATGATCCAAGTTTGGTTTGATTTTGGCCATGACCAG GCATTTGCGTACATGCTGATGTCAGCGAGCTCAGCTGGGACGACATTAGCACAGAACATGAGGAGGGGACAGATATGGATAGCGATGGATCACACGTGTAACGATGTGAATGTGTTTTGTGTGCAATCAGACATTGCAATTTCTCTAGGGTTTGCAGCTTTCGTATTCGTGGCGTGCGCGTGTTTGCTCTCTGGTTTCCGAGTCGCCTCCTTTATTATTACCAACTCTCGCTTCACATTTAACACTTGA